In the Daphnia pulicaria isolate SC F1-1A chromosome 2, SC_F0-13Bv2, whole genome shotgun sequence genome, one interval contains:
- the LOC124327335 gene encoding NPC intracellular cholesterol transporter 2 homolog a-like → MLKVAIACALLFVAVSATPYRDCGSTAALTAVRVPGCNALPCIVYRGTNVTVEYDFTAVDPSTTLTTDVKGVISGATLPWPGQFPPACEDVKVGDCPVAVAEPITMATVLVLSPAFPSVNAKAIWTLRNDNDGPIVCFEVTVTLL, encoded by the exons ATGTTGAAAGTAGCCATTGCTTGTGCTCTCCTCTTCGTCGCCGTCTCGGCCACACCCTACAGGGATTGCG GATCGACCGCCGCACTGACCGCTGTGCGTGTCCCGGGTTGCAATGCCTTGCCTTGCATCGTCTACCGTGGAACTAACGTGACCGTCGAGTACGACTTCACAGCTG TTGATCCATCCACCACACTGACGACCGATGTTAAAGGCGTCATCAGCGGAGCAACTCTCCCTTG GCCCGGTCAGTTCCCTCCTGCTTGCGAAGATGTGAAAGTTGGTGATTGCCCAGTGGCCGTGGCCGAACCTATTACCATGGCAACTGTTCTGGTCTTATCCCCTGCCTTCCCTTCG GTGAACGCAAAGGCAATCTGGACCCTCCGTAATGATAACGACGGTCCTATCGTCTGCTTCGAAGTTACTGTCActcttttgtaa
- the LOC124327232 gene encoding isoaspartyl peptidase/L-asparaginase-like has protein sequence MSKVEPVVVIHGGAWAIPEKICDASRNGVKLAARKAYEIVKSGGSALDAVEAAVILLENEPVFDAGKGSCLNAAGEIEMDASIMDGTSLKAGAIAAVTNINNPISLARLVMEKTDHCLLVGEGANMFAKECNVPSVDPSTLITEDCLEEWKTFQKYTSAVDSLFNNQINSLTIGHDTVGAVVMDCNGRIAAATSTGGITGKRVGRVGDSPLIGSGTFAIDEIGGVSCTGHGESIIKICLAKHVICLMENGMNAQNAVEQSLQFMNSRVKGAGGAICISASGEAAFHFTTERMAWAIAKANVLSWGLDPNEHNTEMMS, from the exons atgaGTAAAGTAGAACCTGTTGTAGTGATTCATGGAGGGGCCTGGGCGATTCCAGAAAAAATTTGTGATGCTAGCAGAAATGGGGTCAAATTGGCTGCTAGAAAGGCTTATGAAATTGTAAAAAGTGGTGGCTCAGCTCTTGATGCTGTTGAAGCTGCTGTGATTCTTCTTGAAAATGAACCTGTCTTTGATGCCGGGAAAGGATCATGTTTAAATGCTGCCGGGGAGATTGAAATGGATGCTTCTATTATGGATGGCACTTCCCTTAAAGCTG gAGCAATTGCTGCAGTGACTAACATAAATAACCCAATTAGTTTGGCTAGATTGGTTATGGAAAAAACCGACCACTGCTTGCTTGTGGGGGAAGGAGCAAACATGTTTGCCAAAGAATGTAATGTGCCCAGTGTGGATCCATCAACTCTAATTACTGAAGATTGTCTGGAAGAatggaaaacatttcaaaagtatACAAGTGCTGTCGATTCTTTGTTTAACAACCA AATCAACTCGTTGACGATCGGACATGACACGGTTGGGGCTGTTGTTATGGATTGTAATGGTCGAATTGCTGCAGCTACATCAACTGGCGGCATCACTGGTAAAAGGGTGGGTCGAGTTGGAGACAGCCCTCTAATAG GTAGCGGAACCTTTGCAATCGATGAAATTGGCGGCGTGTCCTGCACTGGTCATGGGGAGTCTATTATAAAGATATGTTTAGCTAAACACGTAATCTGTTTGATGGAAAATG GAATGAACGCTCAAAATGCTGTCGAACAATCCCTTCAATTTATGAATTCAAGGGTAAAGGGAGCAGGCGGTGCAATTTGCATAAGCGCTTCCGGTGAAGCTGCTTTTCACTTCACCACGGAACGTATGGCGTGGGCAATCGCCAAGGCGAATGTCTTATCATGGGGCCTCGACCCAAATGAACACAACACGGAAATGATGTCGTGA
- the LOC124327333 gene encoding NPC intracellular cholesterol transporter 2 homolog a-like, with product MFKLAIAATCALLFVAVSATPYRDCGSTATLTAVRVPGCDVLPCIVYRGTNVSVQYDFVAVDSTNTLDSDVKGVIGGVTLPWPGQFPPACEDAIVGDCPVTAGESMTMSTILVLSPSFPSVSAKAIWNLRDDNGNPLVCFEVTVKLL from the exons ATGTTCAAGTTAGCCATCGCAGCCACTTGTGCTCTCCTCTTTGTCGCCGTCTCGGCCACTCCCTACAGGGATTGCG GATCGACTGCTACATTAACGGCTGTTCGTGTCCCAGGCTGCGACGTTCTACCCTGTATCGTCTACCGTGGAACTAACGTATCAGTCCAATATGATTTTGTCGCAG TTGACTCTACCAACACACTGGATAGTGATGTAAAGGGCGTGATTGGTGGCGTTACTCTACCTTG GCCCGGTCAGTTCCCTCCTGCTTGTGAAGATGCAATTGTTGGCGACTGCCCAGTTACCGCTGGCGAGTCTATGACTATGTCAACTATTCTGGTGCTATCTCCGTCCTTCCCTTCG GTGAGTGCTAAGGCCATCTGGAACCTCCGTGACGATAACGGCAATCCTCTTGTTTGCTTCGAAGTTACTGTTAAACTTCTGTAA
- the LOC124327311 gene encoding cyclin-dependent kinase 2-interacting protein-like → MDKSFTLSNSPSPVKKSGNAQRAFELAGELYSLVQQWYLLISTGRNIINNILQLKAVSWNNPELSVSNNELESQCDLLGSVVCEMEMLPKQLEKIRDQYVALEKLGELQQKMGSSTSDSSTFVLFLTWSTSKFVAVVTLIKDAFAKELQVKKCIAENVAHCQQKQMLDLHKISWVHQVYVTPDVKLQLESLLVETGQR, encoded by the exons ATGGATAAATCATTTACGT TGAGCAACAGCCCATCACCAGTGAAGAAATCTGGAAATGCTCAGCGGGCATTTGAATTAGCGGGTGAGTTGTATAGTCTTGTGCAACAATGGTACCTTTTAATCTCCACTGGCAGAAACATCATAAACAACATTTTACAGCTAAAAGCTGTATCATG GAACAATCCAGAACTTTCTGTGAGCAACAATGAATTAGAATCCCAATGTGATTTACTTGGATCAGTTGTTTGTGAAATG GAAATGCTTCCCAAACAATTAGAGAAAATAAGAGATCAATATGTGGCACTAGAAAAACTTGGAGAACTGCAACAAAAGATGGGATCAAGTACAAGTGATTCTTCCACATTTGTTCTGTTTCTCACTTGGTCAACTTCTAAATTTG TTGCAGTTGTCACCTTAATTAAAGATGCTTTTGCCAAAGAGcttcaagtgaaaaaatgtattgcaGAAAATGTAGCTCATTGCCAGCAAAAACAAATGCTTGACTTGCATAAAATAAGTTGGGTTCATCAAGTATATGTAACTCCTGATGTTAAACTCCAATTAGAATCACTTTTGGTTGAAACTGGTCAACGCTGA
- the LOC124327127 gene encoding cysteine sulfinic acid decarboxylase-like, protein MQNENQVKSDGKMENPALIGWFQTEPSQEQHEQFMRKVVDIVLKEAVFEGTSRNNLVIEWMEPESLLTLLGKELPKNPQSDETLVQLIKNVVRYSVKTGHPHFINQLFSSLDPYGLVAQWVTDSLNPSVYTYEVAPVFTLLEHQILREMRRWVGFPDGSGDGVFCPGGSMANIYGIQCARHRAMPSLKETGTFGSPRLVVLTSKDAHYSIKKACFLLGIGVSNLYLVDVDTSGRMDLVHLRQEVQRALNENARPFMVSATAGTTVLGATDPLDGIADICQEFGMWMHVDAAWGGGALMSTKHRHILKGIERADSVTWNPHKLLGVPQQCSTFLTRHADLLLEANSASASYLFQKDKFYDPKWDVGDKYLQCGRRADVLKFWFMWQAKGSLGLEKHVDTLFENVAYFTSFIRNRKGFQLVLEEPPFVNVCFWYIPPSLQGAQHDEDYEEKLHKIAPKIKERMIKKGSMMITYQPLRNLPNFFRLVLQSSAVTIDDMEFFAEEIERLGCDL, encoded by the exons atgcaaaatgaaaatcaagtgAAATCAGACGGCAAAATGGAAAATCCGGCTTTAATCGGCTGGTTTCAAACCGAACCTTCCCAAGAGCAACACGAACAATTCATGCGGAAAGTCGTGGATATTGTTTTAAAGGAAGCAGTGTTTGAGGGAACATCGCGAAACAACTTAGTCATCGAATGGATGGAACCAGAGAGTTTGTTGACCTTACTGGGTAAAGAACTACCAAAGAATCCGCAGTCTGACGAAACACTAGTTCAGTTAATCAAGAACGTTGTACGATATAGCGTGAAAACGGGTCATCCACATTTCATTAACCAGCTATtttcaag TCTGGATCCATACGGACTTGTAGCCCAATGGGTCACAGATTCGTTGAATCCCAGCGTTTATACTTACGAAGTTGCTCCAGTTTTCACATTGCTCGAGCACCAGATTCTTCGTGAAATGCGACGATGGGTAGGATTCCCAGACGGTAGTGGAGACGGAGTGTTTTGCCCGGGCGGTTCGATGGCTAATATATACGGCATTCAATGTGCCCGCCATCGCGCTATGCCTAGCCTAAAA gAAACGGGAACATTTGGATCACCTCGTCTCGTAGTGCTGACCTCCAAAGATGCTCATTATTCGATCAAGAAAGCTTGTTTTCTTCTGGGAATAGGTGTGTCGAATCTTTATCTGGTAGATGTGGATACTAGTGGTCGAATGGATTTAGTTCATCTTCGACAAGAAGTGCAGCGTGCTTTAAATGAGAATGCCAGGCCATTCATGGTATCTGCCACGGCag GGACCACTGTATTAGGCGCGACTGATCCGCTTGATGGCATTGCCGACATATGTCAAGAGTTTGGTATGTGGATGCATGTAGACGCGGCGTGGGGGGGTGGGGCGCTAATGTCCACGAAGCATCGCCATATTCTAAAAGGAATCGAACg AGCTGATTCTGTCACATGGAATCCACACAAATTGCTCGGAGTGCCTCAGCAATGTTCAACTTTCCTGACTCGCCATGCTGACCTTTTGCTTGAGGCCAATTCCGCATCAGCTTCTTATTTGTTTCAGAAAGATAAGTTTTATGATCCCAAGTGGGACGTAGGAGACAAATATCTGCAGTGCGGCAGGCGAGCTGATGTTCTCAAGTTTTGGTTTATGTGGCAAGCAAAG GGAAGTCTAGGTTTGGAAAAGCATGTAGACACACTGTTCGAAAATGTGgcttatttcacttcatttaTCCGCAATCGCAAAGGCTTTCAACTAGTACTCGAAGAGCCCCCATTTGTGAACGTTTGTTTTTGGTATATCCCACCGAGCCTTCAGGGAGCTCAACACGACGAAGATTACGAGGAAAAATTGCACAAA ATCGCTCCAAAGATCAAAGAACGCATGATCAAAAAGGGCAGCATGATGATAACCTATCAACCGTTGAGAAATTTACCAAACTTTTTCCGCCTTGTTTTGCAAAGCTCTGCTGTCACTATCGATGATATGGAATTTTTTGCCGAAGAGATAGAACGTCTTGGGTGTGACCTttaa
- the LOC124327255 gene encoding exosome complex component RRP42-like: MAEILLSEAEKAFIHHGVQDDLRCDGRTRLDYRPIILETGLVSNASGSARLRLANSDILVGVKVELASPLPDKPKEGRLEFFVDCSANATPEFEGRGGEDLANEICRFLQRSYASGDTINLSELSVLTGQQCWVLYVDILILECGGNLYDAVSLAVKSALYATQIPSIKVATMDGDQPELELSDDPYDTKRLNTENIPCVVTLMKIGNHYLVDPTPEEECCSSSGIVVAISGNKKITAVRKIGSGSLHPDSLVSMLKTGSEVGAVVNTILMKKLLEEETLEVSQKVGFMR; this comes from the exons ATGGCAGAAATACTTTTAAGCGAAGCTGAGAAAGCATTCATTCATCATGGTGTCCAG GATGATTTACGATGTGATGGTAGAACAAGGCTGGATTATCGCCCTATAATTCTTGAAACTGGATTAGTTTCAAATGCCAGTGGATCGGCAAGGCTGAGACTTGCAAACTCTGATATTCTTGTTGGAGTTAAAGTAGAGCTAGCCTCCCCTTTACCTGATAAGCCCAAAGAAGGAAGGCTGGAGTTCTTTGTGGATTG CTCTGCAAATGCAACGCCAGAATTTGAAGGGAGAGGTGGAGAAGATCTGGCAAATGAAATTTGTAGATTCCTTCAAAGATCTTATGCTTCAGGTGATACAATTAATTTATCTGAACTTTCTGTCTTGACAGGACAGCAATGTTGGGTCTTGTATGTTGACATATTG ATTCTTGAATGTGGAGGGAACCTTTATGATGCAGTTTCATTGGCTGTGAAATCGGCTCTTTATGCAACACAAATTCCTTCTATTAAAGTAGCAACTATGGACGGGGATCAACCTGAACTGGAGCTCTCTGATGATCCTTATGATACCAAGAGACTGAACACAGAGAACATTCCTTGTGTAGTGACTTTGATGAAG ATTGGAAACCATTACCTAGTAGATCCAACACCAGAAGAAGAATGCTGCAGCTCTTCTGGTATTGTTGTGGCGATATcaggcaataaaaaaattactgccGTTAGGAAAATTGGCTCCGGAAGTTTGCATCCAGACAGCCTGGTGTCAATGCTCAAG ACGGGAAGTGAAGTAGGCGCGGTGGTCAACACAATTTTGATGAAAAAGCTcctagaagaagaaacgttgGAAGTATCCCAAAAAGTTGGCTTCATGCGGTAA